The genomic interval AAGAGTGGTTTTCCTGGACCCAAATTCCCTCCAGGCATCATTAAACAGGCAGAAGCTGCTACATATGATTGGGGGAGACCATGAAGAACACAGACAGTCTGCCTTCTTCCCTGGGGGGGAAGGGAGGACATCAGCACGCTCCCCCACCTGCTGTCTCCTTGACGGCCGTACGTAGCTCTGTTTAGCTTGAACCTTTTCGGCTGTGATGAAGAGGAAAGAGAACCAGTTGAGTCCAAAGGAAAAATGACTACATTGGCTAGCATGTCATGAGCGTCTCCTCCAGCAGAACATGCAGTACCGGTGTGGCCCCTGGAAGGGGCTTCCCATTGATCTTACGAAGACACCGTTCTGCTGTCGCTTCGTCTGCCAGCTCCACGAAGCAGTAACCTGCAGCACCCctagagggagcaggagagcatcATGGATACAAGGTCAGATCAAACACGGGTCACACAGCAGGTTTGGGAGTGGGTGAGAACAGGGGGGTGTTCTCGACACGTCGCTTAACACATCCAAGGTCAGAGGACTCATTTTGGGGGTTTTAATATAATACGCTTATCTGACAATTTTTCTTCAAAGCCACAATATAATTGGATTAGAAAAGCTGAATTAAATCATCTGAAATAACTGTGCCTTCCACTGGTCACTGACTAgactacatactgtatatcgaCACTTGAATCCATGATCAGCAAGTCTGAGATTGGCTGTCTAAAATAGCGAAAGCGAGGGAGCTTTTGCTGGAGGGATACGAGGAATTTAAGGAAATTATACACACCAACGGTAACAGAGTAAGAGTGGTCAAAACAAGAGGGGGTTAGCAAAAACTGGCGAACAAGTGTGCAATTGtcctttttaaatgtttactaTCACAACCTTTGCATTTCCACTGCATGTATGAATATGAATTATTTTGTCCATCATATTCAGTACCAGCACACCTAGGAACAGGTTacagtaaaatacaaaaatattattCAAACTGCTATGTATTACAGAACTTCTAACCCAAATATGAACAGTATTAACTAGAGTGCAAATAATTAGATTTCCTTTTCAAGCAAACAGGAAGAAAGCTGAACCTAAGGCTGGGGGCCACCTGTGCCTGACTTCACCCCAGCCTAAAAGGTGGCTATCCAGAAAAATGCCCATCGCCTCATTTTAGGGGCGTAGAAGCAGGGAGCTCAGCCTCAGGCCCAGCGGCAGGGTGCCACAGTGGTCAGTTCATTTCAGGTAAAGGGAGGTCATTGCACATATTCATGCTGTATGTTACCACAGGCtctttgtggggtgggggggtgggggggggggtagctgcaGGTATGTCCTCACACTGCTACCAGTGTGGGAGCAAAGAGATGGGGAGTCACGTGACCTCGTCCCTCTTGAGCTTAACTCTGGAAAAGCAGTTTGTCCACATACATCAACAGATCTTATTCATCATGCAATATAGGCTCaatttgaaacacttttcttaTTAGCTAAATACTATATACAGAAATGTAAATCCAATGGTGTGAAACATTTTTTGCCTTCTTTATGTATCCCTGGtatgcatttgtttgtttgtatttgtaCTGTACGGCAATGATGAGGTACATTAAACCGAATCCCGATCCGAACCTATGGAGTCCGGAAGCAGAGAAATCCCCTGTCTTACCACGTCCCCCGGTTGCGGATGATCCGCACGCCCACCACCAGCTCCCCCATGGTGGCGAAGGCCCGGGAGATGAACTTCTCATCCATGTAGGGCTCCAGCTGCGAAAAGATGGAGATCAGTCTGAAAGCGTAGTGACACCCTGCGCGGCCATTTAACCCTAAGCCCGCTGTCTCTACGGCACAAAGGTGCCGGAATATCAGTTGGGACTCCCAGCATCTTGGTAAATTACAGCGACCTGCAGGTTACTGCCCGATCTGCCGCCCCAAGCAGCTCCTCGTTACATCTATGTCTCACAATCCCGCAGCGTACAGAACAGGCCGAGCTGCTCTCACCGCACAGGTACCGCGCTGCCTTCGGAGCTAAGCCGGCTCGCCTCGGGCTATTTACTCTACAGAAACCTCAGTCCTATTACACGCACGGCCTTTCAATGAACTAAGCATTATAAAGCAACACGAAACCCAAACAATTACGGCGAAAAAAGGCCGAGGCTAAACTCATTTATTCATGTTTAGATATTTAGCCTGTTAGCACACGCGTAAACACGACGGCTATTGAAGTTAGCTCACATTGCCCATCCACAGACAGCTCATTCTGCTCGACACAAGCCGCCCACTTGTAACGACGcagattaataaaattattaactTCACAGTGTTATTAATCCGAAGCAGCGTTACACTCCTGCACCACGCCGACCGGATCTTCTCTTTTCCTGCCCGTCGGTTTCGTTTCACAACAGCGACACCTTATGGTTTGGAGGTCCAGTGAATTCATATTAATAATGATACTTCATTTGTCGTTTTACCAGTGCAGGTACGTTGGAGTTCTTTGGTTTCCGTGTATCTCATCGTGCTGTTCTATGAGACACACTACAAACATATGAGAGTGAAGCATGGAGTCAGACAGCATAACCGCCATCATTCTGGCACCAATTGATGGGATTTAAACCGGTGACCTACTGGACATAGACAGGCTAGCTCTGTCCCATTTCTCCCTCTTGGTCCACACTTACTCACTACCACATTTGGCATGCACTTTAATGAGGTCAGTGCAAGTTTTTACGGGTATCCCGTTCCTCCAGTAAGCCCAGTGCAGTGGGTTTGAAGAACACTTTATTCACGTTTTGGCAAATACCAGATGTAAGCAGTCTTTGTCTAAGTATACAGATCACAGTGCACCACATCAGTGACGGCTAATGTTTACATCAAACACGATTATGTGTGCTGGCTTATAAAAGTTTCAATGTAAGTATACAAAGTACGACAAATGTTTACGTAGCCTACGCATTAGTGTTGTTTTCGTCAACGAAATTTTTGACTAAATATCTTCGTTAACGAACCTTTTTGACGTGACGGAGACGAGACGCAACGTAAATGCTGGTCATGTGACGATAACTATAACGAAATATATCGTGTAATATTGTTGACGAATGAAAACGAGACTAAATTTGGTTCACAACATAAAAATATACTAAAATGTCTCTTCATTTTCGTTGACGAAATTTAATtgcgttattattattatgcagtatttctgtttccttttccgctccaatttaaaagagggacaaataatctgcatgccaaCAAATGTCATCCTAAACCGAAGCCATATCTTAAATAAATATGAGCAACGGGAACACTatcactcagaacagaaaatacagtggtatctcagttctataaccaaccagttcgatattttggtgtaatttttttgggccgggaaccaattaattggttttccattatttcttatggggaaaattcgatcagaactcgaactttttaggattcggtctggagttctgaacggattaatttcgagttctgatgTACCAATGTAATTATCTAATTATGAATTATCTAAACACCCACTATAGAAGCCGCTTTCCTGATAAGTTTGTTTACTTGCATATTAGACATCACATGACattagggctgaggaggtgggttgaggcaggtggggctctgccgtctgccagagGTGGGGTGCccgtgcctcaactgctcgcccgtttgcactttagtcatatacacagtccatattacattagggccttggggtgCGGGGAGGAGGATGGGGgactcatacccgaactgcacccactaattttaattcACTTTACAGTTTACAGTGATGTGGAGGGCTGGGGGAGAGAGTGTGGCTGGGGGAGGGACAGAGGAATGTGGAGGGCTGGGGGAGAAAGTGTGGCTGGGGGAGGGACAGTGATGTGGAGGGCTGGGGGAGGGACAGCGATGTGGAGGGCTGGGGGAGGGACAGAGGAATGTGGAGGGCAGGGGGAGAGAGTGTGGCTGGAGGCAGACCTTTCATTTTCTTCTGATGAAGCCATTATTTTGTTGATTCGGATGCatgtttggggtcattgtcgTGCTGAAAGGTGTAATTCATCTTCAGCTTTTGGACCAAAATTGATTGGTATTTGGAATTGTTCATAATTCCCTCCACATTGACTAATGCACACTTTTTATATTCACTATGTTGCACAAATGAAACGTAATACACAAGAATTGTGAATGATCTATAATTAGAACTCATTTTATGTTACATTTTCCCAGCAAATTATATTCTCTCcttgtctctctttctctctatcTATCTGGGACAGATGGCTTTATCTATCTAGCTCTCTGTCTGTGACATTCCGCCTGTCTCTCTATGACAGGTGTCTGCCTGTCtagctctctgtctgtctgtgacaCTGTCTAGttctttctttgtctttctGTGACAGATGTCTATCTAGCTCTCTGTGTGACACTCTGCCCCTTTCTGTGAcaggtgtctgtctgcctagctctctgtctgtctgtgacaCTGTCTAGttctttctttgtctttctGTGACAGATGTCTATCTAGCTCTCTGTCTGTGACACTCTGCCCCTTTCTGTGACAGGTGTCTGCCTGTCtagctctctgtctgtctgtctgtctctcttgcttTCTCTCAGCAAGCACCTGCAAGCCTCAGATATTCATATACTGCGTTTGCTATTTACATAATGAGTTACTCCCAATAATTAGTGATGCATGAATATAAGCAGTTCAGAGAGCCTACAAATAACTTGTCAGATTAGTAAATGCCATGCTTACTGCTGTGATAGTACAGTGAGCTTTTATATGTAACATGTTACTGTGTCAGCAACAGAACAGCATGTCAGATAAAGCACCTTAATGAAGATGGTGTGAATTACTTAAAGTTATAGTAGATATCACTCTTATCTCTCAAATTGACGGATGGCTTTCAGATTTTTCcctcattgttaaaaatattaatttgacGCGACCTCAGCCTGGAGCAGAGCCACTGCCCCTGCAGTTTGAGATTGCAGTGCTCAGGCAGAGCCACTGCCCCTGCAGTTTGAGATTGCAGTGCTCAGGCAGAGCCACTGCCCCTGCAGTTTGAGATTGCAGTGCTCAGGCTCCTAAATGGCTCCCATGAAGTTTGTTCTGCGCATGTCCAGCTGGAGTAAGGCCCCAGTATAGTCCAAGCTGCAGGAGGGATCATGTCTCCCGGCATCTTAGGAATGCCGAGGGATGCTGAAATGAGATGTAACGAGAGGTCAGGTTTGACTTTCTTACCTCACTGCCACTTCAACCTAACCCAGAAAAAGCAGTAAGACAATATTTTCACTTATTCAAAATAACTTCACAGAAAATTTAATTGATTGAATGATCCAGGCCCACCTGTGACCCTGACAGGACAGTtagattaattaaaatatacaggtttaagaggggggggggcatggtggtgcagtggttggcgcTGTCGTCTCACACCTCTGTGACCCAGGTTCAAGTCTCctccagggttccatgtgtgtggagttcgcatgctCTCCCCAAGCGGTCATGAAGTTTTACTTCCAGCTTCCTCCCACAGTTACCAGAGTTACCAGTTACCGGATTGCCTGTAGGTATGCATGGAAACTCACTTCCTAAGAATTCTGGCTGTAGAAAAATATAGTTCATATAAAAAGTTTGTTATTCATTAACTACCATaggtgtgtgtgactggtgtgagaGTGTGCATGCCACCCTGCaacgggttggtgccccatcctgggttgttcatAGCATCTGGGATGCACTCCATTATCCCCTGAACAGTATAAGCAGTTTCAaaaaaaaggatggatggaattttaaGTGTGGAGGTTACTGGTTTGGAAACAGGACAGAAACACCCAAATGTGGCCCACAATTACTGCACAAACCCCAGACAGTGATCAATAGGAATGTCTACTTTATTGCAAATGTATAAATGCAACATAGGTAATAGGAGAACATGGTCAGTTCACAGAAGTCCAACTGTCAGAAAATGTTATACAACACTGCCCTCCAGTGTTCAGACACTGGCACTGCATTGTGGTACAGCACACTGGCACTAGTTAGAGCCTTCGACAGTTCAACTAATTTCTGTCAAGtccactgtctgcctgtcaTCTTGTGCTGATGTTATGTGTCACTAGGGACCGACTCCTGTTCATGCTGTAAACAAGGATgagatttctttaaaaaaaaataccatatGCCTTTTAAAACATGACGATACTCATGGTCTTTTCATCTCTAAaatcaatatttaaaaatataattgataaaaacaaaaaatatacacaCTGTACAATACAAGAAAgctaataaatgtatattaaaaatCCATCATACTGATGAAGGGGGGTGGAAAAGGAAAACCATCATTAGATATTCCCCACACGAAGAGAACAGGGAGGTCCAGAACAAAACCCAAATCCAGATTCTGACATTCCAGTCTAAAGGCTGTAGAACAAGTGACACGTATCCTCAGGCAACTTACCCAAGACTGAATATTAACCTCAATGACAAAAGAATCAGAGAGATTTCATTTGGCACATAATTACTGTGAACCGAAACATATCCCCGAAGTTATACACGACGTGATACTAGCTAGGCTATGCAAATCACTTAGCCAGTGATATGTAACTTGGGATGGATGGGTAGGAAAGAGGgtcatttttttaaactgtacAATGAAAGGCCTCATTTTGGTTTTACACATCTGCATTATTGCTTTCTTCTTTGTCCTGAAAGCCATACAAAATGGGGTTTAGTGCCATGTAGGAAACATTAGAAAAAGATCAAAAATCTGTTGTTTAATCTGATtgtaataaattacattttaaacgTATGGTTTTTAAATACAATTCATCTAGATTAGACTCACTTCTTAAAAAATCTGCCTGTAGAAAACAGTTCACATAAAAAGTCTGTTATTCATTAACTACATGTCACCATGCTACCCACAAAAGTCTTACAAAAGAatttccaccccccaccccccccagtgtctcctgtttAAGGGACAGTAATGGGTGATCCACCAGTGTCCATGATGTGTAAATGCAAAAACCCAGACTGTTGGAGACTATTCAGAACCAGGGGTATTGAGCTTCTCCGCTTCAGCCATTTGGTTCTGGGGTTGGGTGGGCTGGGCCTTTGAGCGACATGGCAAACCCTTGGTCTTCCACAAAACCACGGCATCCAGCAGAAACAGGAGAGAGGCAATGAATCCAAAAGCCTTCAAATgaaagagtgagagagtgagagaatgAGTGAGAGAGTTCATAATATGCAAATTAGGCACCAATAAGAGTTACATCATGTATTCAGGCTCTTAACTTACAAATATTTCTACCAATCAATCAATGTCATTCAACGTGTGGATTAGGACCAATATTCAAAAGAGCAAACAGAAAATAGTGTTTCAAGGCCACCTGCTTACTGTTCATGTTCACTCACTTAGTGAATTTCTTTAGTACTATACTTCATGTTAAATTAGTCAGAACAGGATATGAAAGAAGctacttttcatttttaaaaaggcttCATCAACCTATCATTATGAATTACTGATCAGTGAAAGGGTCACTCTTTAGACCACAGGACATACCACTGAGGTGCTCTCCACTGCACGCCCACCATTGTCCTTGGCGAAGGCTGCAGAGGCGATGAGGAAGAGGACGCCGATGACCACAGTGTAAGAGAAGTCCTGTGGGAGAGGCCACCCGTCAGGGATAGGCTGAagcatgtcacatgacctgggtGTCACCAATGTCGCATTTCAGCACACTCACCAACATGGACCAACAGGAGATCCCGACCCTGTGGTGGAGCGGCGTGGACAGCAAGATGACAAGCAGGCCGGTGAAGAGGAACGCCGTGCAGCTCACAAACTCAAAGAAGTAGAGTGGCGAGCAGGACTTACAGTGCAAGACCACCTCCTCCAGGATGAAGGCCACTAGGGAGAAGAGCTGACAGAGACAAAGGGCCCATCAGGAGAGGTCTCCTCTGGTTGGCTAGCAGCCTGATGGCCTAAGCATGTCAGGTTACGGTCCCTGTTACGGTCCCTGTTACGGTCCCTGTTACTGTCCCTGTTACTGTCTCTTTCACATCCTTGTGCTGCTACAGAAGCTTAGCAGTTCAATTAACACACCAAGAGCAAATCGCTTGATTATGGCAATGAAAGTAAAACACGAGAAACGGACAGCGTGCAAACCTAGAGAAATATTACATGTAcagtcataagaacataagaaatttacaaacgagaggaggccatttggcccatcaagctcatttggggagaacttaactaatagctcagagttgttaaaatcttatctagctctgatttaaaggaacccatggttttagcttccgctacactagcaggaagactattccatactctaactacacgctgtgtaaagaagtgcttcctcaaatttgttttaaaatgttctcccgctaatttccacttatggccacgagttctagtatttagactaatattgaaatagtcatttggctgaacagcatccagacccgttagaatcttatagacctgaatcatatccccccttagtctcctttgctcaaggctaaacagattcagttccgaaaacctctcctcataagacattcctctaagaccaggaatcattctcgtagctcttcgttgcaccttttcttaaacagcaatgtccttcttgaaaACTGGCTGTCATGCTTCAGTCTCATGCTCACAGGGTGCAAACACACACCAGGAGGCACAAACCTCAGGCAGGCTGCACACAGACCTGACCAAAGTCTGTTCGTTCAAACACATGGATACAACAGAAAAGACAGTCTTTAAAtcgaaggggaaaaaaagcaattCACTTGGAAAACTGCCAACACTAACAGTGAGCTGCCATACTCACGGCGATGCCCGACCACGTAATGTACCTGCTCTTTAATGCCAGCCCTAAGAGAGAGAGACCCAGGATCAGGAGGCTATTACCATATCTGCAAGACTGGGGACTTTCCAGCTGAATCTCACCTGGCTCCACCCCACACTGAGGGAAAATGCAAAGCCTGTATCCCGCAAGATTATCATATCCAGCAGGTTTTTCTTTTTGAGAGCAAAGTTGTGGCAAATGTTATTTGAACCTATCTGGAATATGTTAAATCTATTGAAAAACATCATTGATCCTTGTTATCCTTATCCTGTAATATGTGTTACCATTATTGTTTGAGACAACTGTGTAGCCAACTATGTTTATTACGACATTTGCTAAATGCTAAGGCTACTGTGTTTAGGCTAACGTGATATAACCATTGCTCAGAGTAACAGGCTTCTGCCCTAACTTCAGTCTATTATATAGTattaactttttaaataaagtCAGACTAACAGTCTGTCACCATGTCAGTGAATTTAGTGAGAGACTGACAAAGCACTGGAAAGGTGAGAGACTGACAAAGCACTGGAAGTTTGCTGCCAGGTGGCCAGTGATGGACCTGAGCTTGAGGTGCTGGTCCACAAAAGGTGAGTTCAAAGATTCCA from Paramormyrops kingsleyae isolate MSU_618 chromosome 9, PKINGS_0.4, whole genome shotgun sequence carries:
- the LOC140577582 gene encoding CKLF-like MARVEL transmembrane domain-containing protein 6, which produces MAAADAVYNATTIQEPKAGKWFIVPSEYLDKWRFGIKVAAVLFSLVAFILEEVVLHCKSCSPLYFFEFVSCTAFLFTGLLVILLSTPLHHRVGISCWSMLDFSYTVVIGVLFLIASAAFAKDNGGRAVESTSVAFGFIASLLFLLDAVVLWKTKGLPCRSKAQPTQPQNQMAEAEKLNTPGSE